The Thermococcus sp. 21S7 genome window below encodes:
- a CDS encoding ABC transporter permease: MAALRLDGKAKVGIALIMLVMLLAVLPVGLIVPAEKAANWNYLPYWNDYPRNARPIWLPSGFKTLESSGTNFSMTFSVGDVVPGNIMLEGSSTVRLVIHRPDGFSVVLGPVEVDGRTSVNSNPVLAANAYDFAESIGYGPESRPLFTPTQLLFMGYGGDVLEGEYTVEVESTGPVEVTVFGDSYGLLGTDSYGRDLWVGFVLAGRSTLLVSLEASVLVVVIGLLLGLLAGYYRNRLAILLEGLLNSLGALPVLPLAMLMIFSFSTTGIAMSREIGTETLAMILVLLLAGKFGSAVRGFVVQEKVKEHVAAARALGAGDFHILRRHILRPVIPYALSHFSLLFPKVVALVAILGFFNMIPSDNWGSFILEGLNQNALYAGRWWWFLAPVVTMVLLSVGFALLWEDEASEGVLT, translated from the coding sequence GTGGCGGCGTTGAGGCTTGATGGCAAAGCAAAGGTTGGAATCGCGCTGATAATGCTGGTGATGCTCCTCGCGGTCCTGCCCGTCGGGCTGATAGTGCCCGCTGAAAAGGCCGCCAACTGGAACTACCTGCCCTACTGGAACGACTACCCCCGGAACGCCCGGCCCATCTGGCTCCCCTCTGGCTTCAAAACCCTTGAATCCTCCGGAACTAACTTCTCGATGACCTTCTCAGTCGGCGACGTGGTTCCCGGGAACATAATGCTCGAGGGCAGCTCGACGGTCAGGCTGGTGATTCACCGCCCCGACGGGTTCTCCGTGGTTCTCGGCCCGGTGGAGGTGGACGGGAGGACGAGCGTGAACTCTAACCCCGTCCTTGCGGCCAACGCCTACGACTTCGCCGAGTCCATCGGCTACGGCCCGGAGAGCAGGCCCCTCTTCACGCCCACCCAGCTCCTCTTCATGGGCTACGGCGGTGATGTCCTAGAGGGGGAGTACACGGTCGAGGTCGAGTCCACCGGCCCGGTTGAGGTTACCGTCTTCGGCGACTCCTACGGTCTCCTGGGCACGGACTCCTACGGCCGCGACCTCTGGGTTGGTTTCGTCCTCGCCGGCAGGAGCACCCTGCTCGTGTCGCTCGAGGCGTCCGTTCTCGTGGTCGTCATCGGCCTCCTCCTCGGCCTCCTCGCGGGCTACTACCGGAACAGGCTCGCGATTCTTTTGGAGGGCCTGCTGAACTCCCTCGGGGCGCTCCCGGTCCTCCCCCTCGCTATGCTGATGATATTCTCTTTCTCGACGACGGGCATAGCGATGAGCAGGGAGATAGGCACCGAAACCCTGGCCATGATATTGGTCCTACTGCTCGCGGGCAAGTTCGGGAGCGCGGTTAGGGGCTTCGTGGTCCAGGAGAAGGTTAAAGAGCACGTTGCCGCGGCGAGGGCGCTCGGGGCGGGCGACTTCCACATTCTCAGAAGGCATATCCTGAGGCCGGTAATCCCCTACGCCCTGAGCCACTTCAGCCTGCTGTTCCCCAAGGTCGTCGCGCTGGTGGCGATACTGGGATTCTTCAACATGATTCCCAGCGACAACTGGGGTTCGTTCATACTGGAGGGCCTCAATCAGAACGCCCTGTACGCGGGCAGATGGTGGTGGTTTTTGGCACCTGTCGTCACGATGGTGCTCCTGAGCGTGGGCTTTGCCCTGCTCTGGGAGGATGAGGCCTCAGAAGGGGTGTTGACATAA
- a CDS encoding Lrp/AsnC ligand binding domain-containing protein, with protein sequence MVTAFILMVTAAGKEREVMEKLLAMPEVKEAYVVYGEYDLVVKVETDTLKDLDQFITEKIRKMSEIQMTSTMIAI encoded by the coding sequence ATGGTGACGGCTTTTATTTTGATGGTGACGGCCGCTGGAAAGGAAAGGGAAGTTATGGAGAAGCTTCTGGCCATGCCGGAGGTTAAGGAGGCTTACGTAGTCTATGGAGAATACGACCTCGTCGTAAAGGTCGAGACCGACACCCTCAAGGACCTTGACCAGTTCATCACGGAGAAAATAAGGAAGATGTCCGAAATACAGATGACCTCGACGATGATAGCCATCTGA
- a CDS encoding serine/threonine protein kinase, whose translation MFDHLISKVQLERFYSHLRGLELDEIEPYAKGTTSLIFRARLGEKNVIIKLQRPDSPRQNFAKEAEIIRALEPFGVTPPLVAYGVFEGLEYIIREFAEGEIIFYAELEKRHLFEIIEKTALLDRLGLDHGQIQGGKHIIIGERVYLIDFEKANWRKPKNLTSAVAMMFINDNHISRSVRGRFGIDGSFLGEMKEAVRVYKRTGRLSGLLRLLSRL comes from the coding sequence ATGTTCGACCACCTGATAAGCAAGGTTCAACTGGAGCGGTTTTACTCTCACCTGAGGGGGCTTGAATTGGACGAAATAGAGCCCTACGCCAAGGGAACGACCAGCTTAATCTTCAGGGCAAGGTTAGGTGAAAAAAACGTCATAATAAAGCTTCAACGGCCCGACTCCCCGAGGCAGAACTTCGCGAAGGAGGCCGAAATCATCCGCGCCTTGGAGCCCTTCGGGGTGACCCCGCCGCTGGTGGCCTACGGCGTTTTCGAGGGTCTTGAGTACATCATCCGGGAGTTCGCGGAGGGGGAGATAATCTTCTACGCCGAGCTTGAAAAGCGCCATCTGTTCGAGATAATAGAAAAAACGGCTCTGCTAGACCGGCTCGGCCTCGACCACGGTCAGATTCAGGGCGGCAAGCATATCATCATCGGCGAGCGTGTTTACCTCATAGACTTCGAGAAAGCCAACTGGAGGAAGCCGAAGAACCTAACCTCCGCGGTGGCCATGATGTTCATCAACGACAACCACATCTCGCGCAGCGTTAGGGGGAGGTTTGGGATAGATGGATCATTCCTGGGGGAGATGAAGGAGGCAGTGAGGGTTTACAAGAGAACCGGAAGGCTCTCAGGCCTTCTGCGCCTTCTTTCTCGCCTTTAA
- a CDS encoding S9 family peptidase: MSNIEWDEKTFSKFAYLGDPRIRGNLVAYTLTKANMKDNTYESTVIVEDLETGAKRFIENASMPRISPDGRKMAFMRSNEEKKEREIWMADVQTLSAKKILSAKNVRSIQWNDDSRRLLVVGFKRRDDEDFVFEDDVPVWFDSMGFFDGEKTTFWVLDTESEEVIEQFEKPRFSSGIWHGDSIVVNVPYRIGSKPALSKFYDIYLWRDGEEEKLFERVSFEAVDSDGKTLLLRGKRESRYLSEHGWLYLWDGEIKPVYEGPLDVYDARLDGGKVYFLTPDAGSVNLWMWDGKAERVVVGNHWIYGLDASNGKALLLIMTATRIGELYIYDGELKQLTDYNGPIFAKLKTFEPRHFRFKSKDLEIDGWYIKPELKDDEKAPVIVFVHGGPKGMYGYRFVYEMQLMASRGYYVVFVNPRGSNGYDEDFAFRVLERTGLEDFEDIMAGIEEFFRLEPQADRDRVGITGISYGGFMTNWALTHSDLFKAGISENGISYWLTSYAFSDIGLWYDLEAIGPNPLENENYRKLSPLFYAKNVKAPLLLIHSLEDYRCPLDQSLMFYNVLKDLGKEVYIAIFRKGPHGHSVRGSPKHRAKRYKLFIEFFERKLRKYEEGFDIEKAMKGNGAQSTS; encoded by the coding sequence ATGAGCAACATCGAATGGGATGAGAAGACCTTTTCTAAGTTCGCCTACCTGGGCGATCCGAGGATAAGGGGGAACTTGGTTGCCTACACCCTTACCAAGGCCAACATGAAAGACAACACGTACGAAAGCACGGTGATCGTTGAGGATTTGGAGACGGGGGCGAAGCGTTTTATCGAGAACGCTTCCATGCCTAGGATTTCGCCCGACGGCAGGAAGATGGCCTTCATGCGCTCCAACGAGGAGAAAAAGGAGCGCGAGATATGGATGGCCGACGTCCAGACCTTGAGCGCTAAGAAGATCCTCTCGGCCAAGAACGTTCGCTCAATCCAGTGGAACGATGACTCCAGGAGGCTCCTCGTTGTGGGCTTCAAGCGCCGCGACGATGAGGATTTCGTCTTCGAAGACGATGTTCCGGTCTGGTTCGACAGCATGGGCTTCTTCGACGGTGAGAAAACCACCTTCTGGGTTCTCGATACAGAGAGTGAAGAGGTAATAGAGCAGTTCGAGAAGCCGCGGTTTTCGAGTGGAATCTGGCACGGTGATTCCATAGTCGTCAACGTCCCGTACAGGATTGGTAGCAAGCCTGCCCTCTCAAAGTTCTATGACATCTACCTCTGGAGGGACGGTGAAGAGGAAAAGCTTTTTGAGCGCGTTTCCTTTGAGGCGGTCGATTCCGATGGGAAGACGCTTCTCCTCCGGGGCAAGAGGGAATCGAGATACCTCAGTGAGCACGGTTGGCTCTACCTCTGGGACGGTGAGATTAAACCTGTCTACGAGGGTCCGCTCGACGTTTACGACGCCAGGCTCGACGGGGGAAAAGTCTACTTCCTGACTCCAGACGCCGGCAGCGTGAATCTCTGGATGTGGGATGGAAAAGCCGAGAGGGTTGTGGTGGGAAACCACTGGATTTACGGACTTGATGCCAGCAATGGAAAGGCTCTGCTCTTAATAATGACTGCTACGCGGATAGGGGAGCTCTACATCTACGATGGGGAGCTGAAGCAGCTCACCGACTACAACGGGCCGATATTCGCGAAGCTGAAGACCTTCGAGCCGAGGCACTTCCGCTTTAAGAGCAAGGACCTTGAGATAGACGGCTGGTACATTAAGCCGGAACTCAAGGATGACGAGAAGGCTCCGGTGATAGTCTTCGTTCACGGCGGGCCCAAAGGGATGTACGGGTATAGATTCGTCTATGAGATGCAGCTCATGGCGAGCAGGGGGTATTACGTAGTCTTCGTGAACCCGCGCGGCAGCAACGGCTACGATGAGGACTTCGCGTTCCGCGTTCTGGAGAGAACCGGTCTGGAGGATTTCGAGGACATAATGGCCGGAATAGAGGAGTTCTTCAGGCTCGAACCCCAGGCGGACAGGGATAGGGTTGGCATAACGGGCATAAGCTACGGCGGCTTTATGACCAACTGGGCGCTGACTCATAGCGACCTCTTCAAGGCCGGTATCAGTGAGAACGGCATAAGCTACTGGCTGACTAGCTATGCATTCTCTGACATAGGGCTCTGGTACGACCTAGAGGCAATAGGTCCGAATCCGCTTGAGAACGAGAACTACAGAAAGCTCAGCCCGCTGTTCTACGCCAAAAACGTAAAGGCACCGCTCCTGCTCATCCACAGCCTTGAAGACTACCGCTGTCCGCTCGACCAGAGCCTCATGTTCTACAACGTTCTCAAGGATCTCGGCAAGGAGGTCTACATAGCGATCTTCAGGAAGGGCCCCCACGGCCACAGCGTCCGCGGAAGTCCAAAGCACCGGGCCAAGCGCTACAAGCTCTTCATCGAGTTCTTCGAGAGGAAGCTGAGGAAGTACGAGGAAGGGTTCGATATCGAGAAGGCAATGAAAGGAAACGGGGCTCAAAGTACGTCATGA